CCGACCGCAGGGCGTCGTACCAGACGGCCGCCATCTTCGCGTAGCCGGCGGCGTTGGGGTGGATGCCGTCGGGCAGGTCCGAGACGGGCACCGCCGGGTACGCGTCCACCACGTGGACGCGCTTGCCGGCCGCCGCCTTGGCGCGCAACAACGGGACGATCGCGGCGTTGTAGCCGCGCACGGTGGCGTCCGCGAACCGGATCGGGATGATCGTCGAGACGAACACGTCCGCCGACGGCGCCTGGGCGGTGATCTTGTCCACCAGGGCCGACAGGCGCCTCGGCGCGCCCGCCGGGTCGCTGCCGTACATGTCGTTGGTGCCGATGTGCAGCAGGATCGTGCGGGGCGCGTGGGTGCGCAGCCAGTTCACGACGTTGGCGTCGACCTGCGCGATGGTCCAGCCGGGGTGGCCCTCGTGGTCGCGGTCCGGCATCGAGGACGGCCCGTCGACCGCCGAGCCGACGAAGTCGACGTCGCGCCCGGCGGACCGCAGCTTCGCACCCAGGTCGAGCCGGTAGCCGCCGCTCGAACCGCCCTGGGTGATCGAGTCGCCCAACGGCATCACGCGCACCGGTGCCGCGAGCGGGGCGGCGGTGCCCCCGGGGTTGGGAGCGGCGGAGACGGGCTGCGCCGTCAGCAGCACGGCCGCCAGCACACCGGACAGCACCTTCAGCGGGCTCGACATGGTGAGCCTTCCCGGGAGACCGAAGCGGACCGGGTCGCGGTTTCCCTGCGTCGTCGTTGACGGGTCACTTCGAGCAATGTAACCAGGCCGCTACAGCCGGTCAAAGCTAAATTTGTGAGCGCTAACTTTTAGCGAAACCTGGACGACCGTCGAATGCCTCATTCGAACTGGCCAGATAAGCGCAGGTAGAGCGCTATCACCCACAGGAAGGCTCCATTTGGCGGAGCCGATCCACCTGCCTCTGAGAGGTCGGTTTGTGAACGTGCACAAATGGGGGTCCCGACGGCGGGAGCAGCGCACGCGAAGGGTCCCCGTCCGGAGGAGGCGATGCTGCCGGACGGGGACCCGGGTCGGGCTGGTTACGGCCTCAGGAGCACGCGGTGCCGTTCAACGACGGCGAGGAGAACGGGGGCGTGGTCCCGTTGTAGTTCGCGTTGTACCCGATGGTCACCGACGCACCGGTCGCGAGCGTGCCGTTCCAGGACGCGTTGCCGACGCGGACCGCGTCACCGGTGTCGGTCCACGTCCCGTTCCAGCCCTGCGTGACGGACACACCCGGCGCCGAGAACACGAGGGTCCACCCGTTGATCGACGGCCCCCGGTTCCCGATCACGATCTCGCCGCTGTACCCGCCCGACCACTGGCTGACCACCCGGTGGCTGACCGTGCAGCCGCCGCCCGGGTTGCCGCCCGTGCTGGTGGTGGTCGTGGTGGTCGTCGTCGACGTCGGCCCCGCCGCCATCGCCAGCTCGTACGCGCGCTGCGGCACGAACTGACCGGCCTGCGCGATGCAGCCGTCCGCCTCGCCGGGCAGCTTCACCCACAGGAACGCGGCGATCTGCGCGTCCCCGGTGTTGGTGGTGCTGGGGATGCCGATCGCGCGCCCGGCCGGGTCGCACCACTCCTCGCCCAGCGGGCCGTTGCCGTTGCGGCTGGTGTCGATGACGGCCTTGAGCCTGCCGTCGCCGAGCGCGTTGAGGATGGCCTTGGTGTAGGACACCTCGGCGGAGGTGGTGCGGTAGTTCGACACGTTGCTGGCGATGCCGTCGGCGCTGTTGGAGATGTCCGCGGCGCGCAGCCGGTTGGCGGCCTCCGACGGGGAGAGCCACGCGGAGTTGCCGATGTCGAAGTACACCTTCGCCTGCGACGACCCGGACTTGAGCTTCTTGCCCGCGTAGGCCATCGACGCCCTGGTCTGGCTCTGCTGGTCCGCGTTCTGGCAGTTGCTCATGATCGGGAGCACGTCGGGCTCCAGGATGATCGCCGCCGGGCGCCCGGCGAGACCGGCCGCGACCTCGTCAACCCACGCCCGGTACGCCTGGTGCGACGGCGCGCCGCCACCGCTGGCGCCACCGCAGTCGCGGTTCGGGATGTTGTAGACGACCATGATCGGGATCTTCCCGGCCGCCGCCGCCGCGCCGACGAACGAGCTGACCTCCGAGCGCACCGACGAGGTGTTGGTCGTGGTGTACCACCGCGCCTGAGGCACCGAGGCGATCCGGTCGCGGATCACCGCCGCCCGCGAGTCGCCCGGGTTGGCGGCGACCCACTTCGCGCTGGAGTTGGAGGTGTCGACGTAGAAGGCCGAGTCCGCGGCCTGGGCGGTCGTGCCACCGCCCACGGCCAGGGCCGCGGCCCCGGTCACGAGCGCGATCGAGAGCACGGACGCGGACGCTGCCCGCTTCCTCCGCTTCATGGGATCTCCTGTCAGGGTGCCGGGTGAGCGTTCTGGACGGGGACGGCGACTGGCTGCGCCTCCGGTCACGAGGCCGGGGCGGGGGCAGCGGCGCCGCCGCGTGCCGTGTTCGTTGCTCTCATCCGATGTCCTCGCAGCGTCGTTGCTGTGTCAGGTGGGCGCGTTCGCGCTGGGAGCGCTCCCAGTCGAGTGGTCGCCGATGGTCGCGACCACGTGCGAAGGGATTCGACCTCGAATCAATCTAGCCACGCCGAATGAGGCAGTCAATTGTCGACGGAGCTAAAGATGTTAGCGTTCACTTTAGCTCTCTTGTCTATGTAGCACTGAAGAACTATCCTTGAAGCCGCTTGTTGTGAACGCTCACATTGAGCTGGTTCCCGTGTGCCCAGCTCTGGACGCCAGATCGTCCACCGCTCGACGGCGAGCCGGCCGACGGCCGGGAGGCGCGATCCGGCCCAACCCCATCGTCGATGGCGATGAGTAGTACTCAGTCGACGGCATCGACCCGCTCCACGATCCAAGAGCCTGAGAGCTTCGGGGCGACCTCCACACGCAACCCCGCGAAACTCGACGTGCTTGCTCTCTTGACGACGTGGGAACCCGAGGGCTGTCATGAGTAACCATCGGGATCACGTTCGGATGAGTCTGACTCTTGGCGAGCTCTTGAGCGGAGAACGGGAGGTCCACCGTGGGCTCACGACGGGTCACGCTGGCGGATGTGGCCAAGGTGGTCGGCGTTTCCCAGACCACCGTGTCCCTGGTGCTGTCGGGGCGCGGCCGCGACCTGCGGATCTCCGAAGGCGTGCAGCGGCGGGTCCGCGAGGCCGCGGCGGAGATGGAGTACCGGCGGAACCGGTCCCCGGTGGGGCGGCACGGGGCGAGGACGCGGACGATCGCGTTCGTGTCCGACTCGGTCTCCGGCTCGCGGGTGGCCGGCGACGTGGTCGGGGGCGCGCTCGCCGCGGCCCGCCGGCACGGCGTGACGTTGCTGTTCGGCGAGACGGAGGGCGACGCCCGCGCCGAGCGGGCGTTGATCGGGACGATGCAGGACCACCGCGTGGACGGCATCGTCCTGGCCGCGGCGCACACCAGGACGACCAGCGTCCCGGCCGGGTTGGCCCTCGGCGCCGCGGTGCTGCTCAACGTGCTGCCCTCGGAGCCCTCACCGCTGCCCCGGGTCCTGCCCGACGAGGTCCAGGGCGGGCGCGCAGCCGCGCGCGTGCTCCTCGACGCGGGCCACGGCGAGGGCATCCACGTCATCGGCGCCGGCCCGGACGGCGACGTCCCCTTCGGACGGGCCACCGCCCTGGACCGGCTCACCGGTGTCCGCCAGGCGCTGGGCGAGGCCGGCGTCGAGGTGGAGAGCGGGCGTCCGTGCCGGTGGTGGTTGCCGCAGCACGGTTTCGAGGCGACGCGCGACCTGCTGCGCGGCGAACGCCCCCGCGCGCTGGTCTGCCTCGACGACCGGCTCGCCTTCGGCGCGTACCAGGCGTTGCAGGACGCGGGTCTCAGCGTGCCCGACGACGTCTCCGTCGTCTCCTTCGGCGACTACCCCGTCGCCTCCTGGCTCCGCCCCGGCCTCACCACCGTCGCCTTCCCGCACCACGACCTCGGGGCGAAGGCCGTCGACCTCCTCCTCTCCCCGGCCGAGCAGCACGGCGCGGACCGGTCGTGCGGGGGCACGGCCCACCGCGTCCCCATGCCCGTCCGAGGCAGGGGCTCCGTGGCGCCGCCGCGCTGAGGGACCTGCGGGGCGCGCTCACCGCCGGAAGGGCGCGGTGGCGGCGCGCAGGAACGCCAGTCCCCCGGTGGCGAGGGCGTCGGGCGAGGCGGCCAGCGGCCGCCAGATCGAGGCGGCCGTCGCGATCGCGGCGTTGTCCGGGGTGAACGACTCGATGCACAGCGGGCCGCGGTAGCGGGCGTCGGCCAGCGCCCGCAGCAGCGCGGGCCAGTCCTGGTGGTCCTCCCCCGGCGTGCCCCGGTCGTTGGCGCACACCTGGACGTGCGCGATCCGCGCGCCCGCGGCCCGGACGGCGTCGACCGGCGAGGACTCCTCGATGTTCATGTGGTAGGTGTCGAGGGCCAGCCCGCACCCCTCGTCGGGCAGGCCGTCCAGCGCCTCCAGGGCCTGTTCGACCGTGTTGAGCAGGCTGGTCTCGTAGCGGTTCAACGGCTCCACCGCCAGGCGCACGCCCCTCGACGCCGCGTGCTCGACGACGGGGGCGAGGTTCCCGCGCAGTTCGGCGTAGACCTCCGGCCGGTTCTCGACGCGCCAGGTGCGGCCCACCGGGCTGTACGCCGGCCCCGCCACCACACCGCTGCCGACGATCGCCGCGACGTCCACGACGTGACGCAGGTAGTCCTGGGTCCCGGCGACGGCGCCCGCTGCGAGCAGGTCCCGGCCGGGTGGCATGACGAGGCACACCGCGGCGCCGAGGCCGAGGCCCGCCAGCAGGTCGGCCGCCCGGTGCGGGTCCCAGTCGCCGGGGTGCTCCACCGGCAGTTCGACGACGTCGAAGCCCCAGTCGCGGATGCGCGGCGCGAGCCGGGCCAGGACGTCGTCGGTGAGCGGTGACGCCCAGACCCAGGTGCTGACGCCGATGTCCCACACGCCCGCGCCTACTTCCACGGACCCGGGTAGCCCGGCATCGACTCGCAGCCGCACATGGCGTAGTGCAGCGGCGGCATGTCGTCCCGGATGAAGTCCCCGACGTCGGCGCCGGTCACCTTCGGCTGGGGCAGCACCCACTCCCGGGGCACCGGCGCGCCCGCGAGGACGCGCAGCGCGGCGATGACCGGCGTGCGCCACTGGAACGTGGGGTAGGTGGGCGCGATCGCGGTCATCCCCTCCGCCACCCAGGTCCGCAGGAAGTCCTGCTGGTCCTCGCCGACGAACGGCGGGATGGGCACGCCCGCGTCCTGGAACGCCTCGACCGCGGCGACGGCGGTCGCGCCGGCGTCCATCCACACGCCGTCGATCCGGCCCTCGCGCTGGAGGTAGTCGTCGACGACGGCCTTGGTCCTGGCCGCGTCCCCGTCGGTGAACTCGACGCCGACGACGTCCAGCCCGCTGTCCGCGAAGATCTCGTTCGCCGCGGCCCACCGCTGCTCCAGCACGTCCACGCCGGGCAGGATGCGCAGCGCCAGGACCTTGCCGCCCGGCGCCACCTCCTCCTTCAGGAACTCGGCGCCGTCCGCACCGAACGCGAACCCGCCGATCGGGTGGATGAAGGTGACCGGGCAGTCGGAGTCGACGCCGCGGTCGAACACGATCACCGGCACACCGGTCCGGCACGCGGCCTCCACGGCGGGGGTCAGCGTGGCGGTGGTGTTCGGCGACACGATCAGCGCGTCGCACCCCCGGTCGGCGAACGACTGGATGTCGCTGACCTGCTTGTCGTCCTTGGCCTCCGCGTCGAGCACGGTGAACGAGGTGATCTCCGGGTGGAGCTTCACCTCCTCCCGCATGGTCCTGAACCCGACCTGCCGCCAGGGGTTGTCGACCGACGCGTTGGAGAAGCACAGGTGGTGGCCGCCACCGGGCTTGGCGTACCGGGTGGTGTCGGCCATCTCCGGGTCGAGCATCTGCTCCCACGGCCCGGGCTCCGGGCCGCCGTCCTCGAACCCGACCGGTCGCGCCGTGCGGAGTTCCAGCTGGCGCTCGAACTCGACCCGGTCGAAGAACCCGGCCCCGTCCCCGGTCCGGGCCGGGGTCGTCGTGCCCGCCGCGTCCCCGGTGGGCAGGTCGCTCGAACAACCGGCTGTCACGAGGGCGACCGCGAGGGCGACCGCCGACCACTTCCTGCGCATCGTGCTGCTCCTCGGTTCTCCGGGGGTTGTCCGGGGTTGTTCAGGGGGTGACCGGTCCGCGCTCGCGGGCCCGGGACGCCCGTCGCGGGCCGGTGCTCCGGGCGGCGTAGGCGACCGCGGTGACGATGATCAGGCCCTGCACGGCGGATTCGAGCGCACCGGGGACGCCGAGCAGGTTCAACAGCGAGAACAGGGCCTCCAGCGACAACCCTCCCGCGGCCGCGGCCACCACCGAACCGCGTCCGCCGCCGAGCACGACGCCGCCGAGCACGACCGCGGTGATGGCCCGGAACTCCAGGCCCGCGCCGACCTGCGCGGACACCCCGGCGAAGCCGGCGAGCAGGACGGCGGCGAGGGCGGCGAGCAGTCCCGAGAGCGCGAACGCCACCAACCGCAGCCGGTCGACCAGGCCACCGGCCAGCCGGACGGCCGTGTCGTTGTCCCCCACCGCGAGCAGCGTGCGCCCGGTGCCGCTGCGCATGAACAGCACCGCGCCGGCCGACACGACCAGCACGACGACGACCGACCACGGCACCTGGCCCAGGAGCGGCACGTCGAACCCGCCCCGGCCGAACACCCGGAACGAGGGGGACAGCGCGCCGCGCGGCGCGCCGCCGGTCCACAGGAACACCGCGCCGTCGAGCACCAGCAGCATCCCGAGCGTCACGATGAACGACGGCACCAGCAGCTTCGTCGTGATGAGCCCGTTGAGCAGGCCGACCAGGACGCCGAAGCCGAGCAGCAGCGCGATCACCGGCAGGGCGTTCGCGTCGTCGCCCGCGACGAGCCGCGCGGCGATCACGACCTCCGCGGTCACCAGCGCCCCCACTGACAGGTCGAAGCCGCCGGACACGACCACGAAGTACTGGCCCACCGCCAGGAGCACCAGCGGCGCGGCGCGCTTGAACAGGGCCAGGTAGCCGGCCGGCTCGGTGTACGCGGGGCCGGCGAACGCCAGCGCCACCAGCAGGACCGCCAGCACCACCAGCACCGGCGCGGTCCCGTCGGCCAGACGGGGTCGCCGCGTCACGCCGCCCCCCGGAACGGCCGGCGGCGGGCGTACAGCGCCACCGCGACGACGAGCACGACGCCGCGCACCACGTCCTTGAAGAACGGGTCGACGGCGAGGTCGTCGAAGACGGTGTCCAGGGTGGCCAGGAGGAGCACGCCGCCGACCGTGCCGACGACGCCGCCGCGCCCGCCCGCGAGGGCCGTCCCGCCGAGCACCACGGCCGCGATGGACTCCAGGTCGTACCCCGCGTCAGTGCCGACGTGCGGCGCCCCCGACCCGAGCCTGGCGGCCAGGAAGACGCCGGCGAGACCCGCCGCGACCGAGCACAGCACGTGCGCGGTGACGATCGTCCGGCCGGTCCGCACGCCGGACAGCCGGGCCACGTCGACGTCCCCGCCGACCGCGTACGCGTGGTAGCCGCCACGGGTCCGCCGCAGGTACCACCACGCGGCCGCCGCGACGAGCAGCGCCAGCAGCGCGCCCACCGGGACCGGGCCGACCCGGGCGTAGCCGAGGTGCTGGAACGACCGGGGCACGCTGCCCGCGGGCCCGGTGTAGCCGTGCTCCAGGTAGCCGCGCAGGACCAGCGCGACCCCGAGCGTGGCGATGAACGCGTTGACGCCGAGCACCGTGATCACCAGCCCGTTGACGAGGCCCACGACGGCCGCGACCGCCAGCGCGAGCAGCACCCCGGGCACGACCATCGTCCCGCTGCCGGCCATGGTCTCGGCCGCCACCAGCGAGCACAGCCCGACCAGGTGGGCGACCGACAGGTCGAGCGACCCGGTGACCACGACCAGGGTCTGGCCGACCGCGACCAGTCCCAGCGCGGTGGCGCGGGTCAGGATGTTGACGACCCCGCCCTGGTCGAGCAGCACACCGCCGCCGAGCGCCACCAGGGCGCTGCCGGCCACGAGCAGCACGACCAGTGCGACGTACACGGCCACCACGGGGGTGAACGCGAACCTCCGCGGTCGCTCCGCGGTGTCCCGCCGGGCGGTGTCCCGCCGGGTCCGGGCGGGTCCCGGCACGGCGCTCATGCCGTGCCACCAGGCTCGTGCCCGGTCGCCAGCCTCATCACGGCCTCCTCCGAGGCACCGGCGGGCAGTTCGCCCGCCACCGCGCCCTCGTGCATCACGAGGAGCCGGTCGCTCATGCCGATCAGCTCGGGCAGCTCCGAGGAGATCAGGAGGACGGCCATCCCCCTGTCCGCGAGGTCGCGCAGCAGCCGGTGGACGGCCTGCTTCGCGCCCACGTCGACGCCGCGGGTCGGCTCGTCCGCGATCAGCACCCGCGGCTCGACCGCGAGCCACTTGGCGAGCACGACCTTCTGCTGGTTGCCGCCCGACAGGTGGCGCACCTCCCGGTGCGGCACGCGCTCGGTGAGGGCGACCGACCGCAGCAGCCGGGCGAGGTCGGACGACCGCCGCGCCGCGGCCCCGCGCAGCGCCGCGCGCCGCACGAGCAGGGCGTTGTCCTCCACCGACTGCCGCAGCGCCAGCCCTTCGCCCTTGCGGTCCTCGGTGACGTGGCCGATGCCGGCGCGCACCGCGGCGCGGGGCCGGTCCAGGCGGACCGGCACGCCGTCCACCTCGACGGAGCCCCTGGTGAACGGCTCCACACCCCAGATCGCCCGCGCCGTCGCCGACCGCCCCGACCCCTGCAACCCGGCCAGGCCGACGACCTCCCCCGCGCGGACCTCGAAGTCCAGGTCCCGCACCCGGTCGTTCCCCGCCGAGCGCAGCGCCAGCCGCACGTCGCCCGCGCCGCGACCGCGCTCCGGGTACCGGGCGTGCACCGGGCGACCGACCATCAGCCGCACCAGCTCGTCGGGGGTGACGTCCCCGGTCGGCGAGGTCGCCACGAACGCGCCGTCCTTCAGCACCGTGATCCGCCGGCTGAGGTCGAACACCTCGCGCATCCGGTGGGAGACGTAGAGGACCGCCACCCCCCGCTCGCACAGCTTCCCCACCAGCGCGTACAGCAGTTCGACCTCGTGCTCGGCCAGCGCGGCGGTGGGCTCGTCCATGGCGAGCACCGCGGCGTCGGCGGACAGCGCCTTGACGATCTCCACCACCTGCCGCTGCGCGACGGGGAGCCGTGCGACGGCGACCGCCGGGTCGATGGTCGCCACGCCCAGCGAGTCCAGCAGGCGCCGCGTCCCCTCCTCCATCGCCCGGCGGTCGACCCGGCCGCGCCGCACGGGCTCGCGGCCGAGGAACACGTTCTCGGCGACCGACCGGTGCTCCAGGAGGGCGAACTCCTGGTGGATCGTCGTGATGCCCGACGCGAGCGCGTCGTGCGGGCCGGCGAACGAGACCTCCCGGTCCCCCACCACGATCCGACCGGAGTCCGGTTTGTGCACGCCGGCCAGCACCTTCAGCAGCGTCGACTTGCCGGCGCCGTTCTCCCCGACCAGCGCGTGGACCTCGCCCGCCCTCAGGGCGAGGTCCACGCCGCGCAGCACGGTGACGCCGTGGAAGCTCTTGGTGACGCCTTCCAGCCGCACGTCCACGCGCGCACCTCCCTCCACGTCCGTTCCGGGCGTCACCGCGCCGTCCGCCCGTCAGGTGGGCGGACGTGGTCAGAACTGGGAGATGAACCTCCAGGCCTCGCCCTTGGTCCAGGTCCGGACGCCGCTCTCGGCATAGGTGCCGTCGACCGGGCCGGGCATGTGGCCGTTGTCGAAGGCGGCCCACTGGACCGGGTAGCCCGCCCGGCACGAGTAGGTCGTGGTGACGTGGCTCATGCTGCCCTGCGCCGGCTCGCGCGGGTTCTGCGGCGTGCAGCCGTTGTTGGCGACGAACCGGTCCCGCAGCTGCCGTCCCATGGAGATGTTGAGGACGTTGTCGGTGAGGCCGTGCAGTCCGAAGTAGGCGATCGGCTGGCTGCCGCCGCTGCACCCGCTCAACTGGGCGCCGGCGTAGACGACCACGGCCCGGAACACGGTCGCCCGGGCGCAGGCGAGGGCGTAGCTCATGCCGCCGCCGTAGCTGAAGCCCATCGCGAAGCGCAGCTTCGGGTCGACGCACAGGTCGGCCTCGATCCGCTTGATCATGTCGTCGGTGAACGTGACGTCCTCACCGCCGGAGTTGGCCCAGCCGTTGCCCAGGCCCTGCGGCGCGACGAGGATCGCGCTGTTGTTCGACTGCTCCTGCATCCCGTAGTAGGACCACGCGGTCCCGCTGGTCCCGCCGGAGGAGACGTCGTTCATGGTGCCGCCGCGCCAGTGGAACCCGAAGATCAACCGGTACGGCCGGGTGTTGTCGTAGCCGTCGGGCACCCGCAGGATGAAGCTGCGGCTCTTGCCGCCGCTCTGGATCGTGTGCGTGCCGCTGCGCAGCGTCGGGGCCTTGCCGCAGCCGCTGCCGCCCGGGTCGCCCCCGCCGGACACCTTGGCCAGCTGCCACTGCTGGTTGGCCCCGCCGTGGTCGGCGTACTGCACGACGTTGGCGTTGTCCGCGGTGGAGGAGCCCTGCACCTCCACCGCCTTGTTGCTGTGCCGGGCGATCAACCGCACGTGGCCGCCGTCGGAGTCGGCCAGCCGGAACTGCTGGTTGGTCCCGCCGTGGTCGGCCCACTGCTGGATCGCGGCGCCGTCGGCGGTGGACGAGCCGGGCACGTCGAGGACCTTGCCGGAGTGCCGGGACTTGACGCGGTAGTAGCCGCCGCCGGAGTCCTGGAACTGCCACTGCTGGTTGGCCGCGTCGTGGCGCATCCACTGGGTGATCCGCGCACCGTCGGCAGTGGACGAACCGGACAGGTCCAGCGCCTTGCCGCTGGTGCGGTTGACCAGCACGTACCACGCGCCGGTGTCGACCGTGGCCGCCGCCGCGGGCGGCGCGTCCACCGCGGTCATCGCGCCGGCCGCGAGGAGCACCGCCGCCGCGGCGGCCGTCACGGGCCGTCGGCGTCGGGTCGGTCGGGAGGCGAGGGCCTCACCGCTGGTTCTCATCGAGCACTCCTTCGGTTCAAGGCAGGGTCCACCGTTGGTTGGCGCCGCCGTGGCAGCTCCAGATGATCAACTGCGTGCCGTCCGCCGAGCTGCCGCCGTTGGCGTCCAGGCACTTGCCCGACTGCGGGTTCACCAGCGAACCGTTGGCCCCGGCGGTCCAGTTCTGACCACCGCCGCCGTTGCAGGTCCACAACCTCGCGGCACTGCCGTTCGCCGTGCCGCCGCCCGACACCTCCAGGCACTTGTCCAGTGCGCGCAGGGTGGTGCCGTTGACCGTCCAGCGCTGGTTCGCACCGCCGTTGCACGTCCACAGCTGCACCTTCGCGCCGTCGACCGAGCTGCCGCCGTTGACGTCCACGCACTTGCCCGAGGAGCCGGTGATCGGCCCGGTGCGCGGAACCGCGCCACCCAGTTCCCTGACGCGGATGTTGCGGAACGACACGTCGTCGCCGGTGCCGTGGTTCTGGATGCCGATGTGCCCCGACACCAGGGACCGGGCCGGGTCGGTGTTGGTGAAGTCGTTGATCCGCACGCCGTTGAGGAACACCTGGAGGCGCTCGCCCTCCACCAGCAGCTCGAAGGTGTTCCACTCGCCGGGCGGGTTGAGCGCGCCGTCGCGGGCGGTCTGGTCGGCGCCCTTGAACCCGTAGACCGCGCCCGTGGTCCTGTCGGCGGTGTCGGTTGCGTCGATCTGCACCTCGTAGCCGTTGCTCATCGCGGAGGCCGGGTCGGTGCTCGGCGGGAAGCCGACGAAGACCCCGGAGTTGTCGTCGCCGGGCATCCGCCAGTCCAGCTTGAGCGAGTACGAGCGGTACTCGCGCGCGCTGTTCCAGAACAGGCCTTGGCCGCCGAACGAGGTCAGCGTGCCGTCGCCGTTGGTGAAGCCGCCCGGTCCGGCCTGCGACCAGCCGGCGGTGGAACCGTTGTACAGCGCGGTGTAGCCGTTCTCCGGCCGGCAGTCGGCCCTGGTCCGACCGGCCGCGTAGCGGATGCCGCCGAGGAGCAGGGCGCGGAACCCGGCCTCGGCGTAGCTCGCCTGGGTGTGGCCGCCGCCGGTGTAGAAGGAGCGCCCGCCCTGGACCGCCTTGCACCAGGTGTGCGGGTGGTCGGCACCCATCCGGCCGCCGCTGTAGCTCGACTCGTCGAGCGAGGCCAGCACGCGGGCGGTGGAGCGGACGCTGCCGCGGAAGTCGTACCACTCGTCGGTCCGGGTCCACGTCGGACCGAGGTGCGCGGTGGCCGCGTGCGCCCGGTCCTCCACCCGGACCGTCGCCTGCTGGACCGCCGGGTGCGAGGTGAAGTACGTGCCGACCAGTTCGCCGTAGAACGGCCAGTCGTACTCGGTGTCGGACGCCGAGTGGACGCCGACGTACCCTCCCCCGCCCCGGACGTAGGACTCGAACGCGGTCTGCTGCGTCGCGTTGAGCACGTCCCCCGTGGTGTTGAGGAACACCACGGCCTCGTACCGGGCCAGGTTGGACGCGGTGAAGTGGTTCGAGTCCTCGGTGGTGGTCACCGTGAAGCTGTTGACCGCGCCCAGGTCCCTGATCAGCTGGGTGCCGGCCGGGATCGAGTCGTGGCGGAAACCGGTGGTCTTGGAGAACACCAGCACGTCATACGGCGCGTCGGCCGCGACGGCTGGCGGGCTGGAGCCGAGTGCGGCGGCGGTCAGCGCGGCAGCGGCCACGCCGATCGCGCGCCGGATCGGTGAGCGTCTCATCTTCGGCCGTCCTCGCGTGGTCATCAGGGCAGGGTCATCAGGGCAGGGTCATCAGGGCAGGGTCCATCGCTGGTTGGCGCCGCCGTGGCAGCTCCAGATGATCAACTGCGTGCCGTCCGCCGAGCTGCCGCCGTTGGCGTCCAGGCACTTGCCCGACTGCGGGTTCACCAGCGAACCGTTGGCCCCGGCGGTCCAGTTCTGACCACCGCCGCCGTTGCAGGTCCACAACCTCGCCAGGGAGCCGTCGGCGGTCCCGGCCACCTCCAGGCACTTGTCCAGGGAGCGCAGGGTGGTGCCGTTGACCGTCCAGCGCTGGTTCGCACCGCCGTTGCACGTCCACAGCTGCACCTTCGCGCCGTCGACCGAGCTGCCGCCGTTGACGTCCACGCACTTGCCCGAGGAGCCGGTGATCGGCCCGGTCCGGGCGCCCGTCGACGTGCCGAACGTGTACGCGTCCACGTCGAACAAGGTGCCCGTGCCGCCGGCGAAGGTGAGGTACAGCGCGACGGTCCCGGTCGGCACGTTCGACAGGGTGGTGGACACCTCGGTGAAGGTCTCCCAGCTGCCGGTCAC
This region of Saccharothrix longispora genomic DNA includes:
- a CDS encoding ABC transporter permease, which codes for MSAVPGPARTRRDTARRDTAERPRRFAFTPVVAVYVALVVLLVAGSALVALGGGVLLDQGGVVNILTRATALGLVAVGQTLVVVTGSLDLSVAHLVGLCSLVAAETMAGSGTMVVPGVLLALAVAAVVGLVNGLVITVLGVNAFIATLGVALVLRGYLEHGYTGPAGSVPRSFQHLGYARVGPVPVGALLALLVAAAAWWYLRRTRGGYHAYAVGGDVDVARLSGVRTGRTIVTAHVLCSVAAGLAGVFLAARLGSGAPHVGTDAGYDLESIAAVVLGGTALAGGRGGVVGTVGGVLLLATLDTVFDDLAVDPFFKDVVRGVVLVVAVALYARRRPFRGAA
- a CDS encoding sugar ABC transporter ATP-binding protein; the protein is MDVRLEGVTKSFHGVTVLRGVDLALRAGEVHALVGENGAGKSTLLKVLAGVHKPDSGRIVVGDREVSFAGPHDALASGITTIHQEFALLEHRSVAENVFLGREPVRRGRVDRRAMEEGTRRLLDSLGVATIDPAVAVARLPVAQRQVVEIVKALSADAAVLAMDEPTAALAEHEVELLYALVGKLCERGVAVLYVSHRMREVFDLSRRITVLKDGAFVATSPTGDVTPDELVRLMVGRPVHARYPERGRGAGDVRLALRSAGNDRVRDLDFEVRAGEVVGLAGLQGSGRSATARAIWGVEPFTRGSVEVDGVPVRLDRPRAAVRAGIGHVTEDRKGEGLALRQSVEDNALLVRRAALRGAAARRSSDLARLLRSVALTERVPHREVRHLSGGNQQKVVLAKWLAVEPRVLIADEPTRGVDVGAKQAVHRLLRDLADRGMAVLLISSELPELIGMSDRLLVMHEGAVAGELPAGASEEAVMRLATGHEPGGTA
- a CDS encoding ThuA domain-containing protein; this translates as MRRSPIRRAIGVAAAALTAAALGSSPPAVAADAPYDVLVFSKTTGFRHDSIPAGTQLIRDLGAVNSFTVTTTEDSNHFTASNLARYEAVVFLNTTGDVLNATQQTAFESYVRGGGGYVGVHSASDTEYDWPFYGELVGTYFTSHPAVQQATVRVEDRAHAATAHLGPTWTRTDEWYDFRGSVRSTARVLASLDESSYSGGRMGADHPHTWCKAVQGGRSFYTGGGHTQASYAEAGFRALLLGGIRYAAGRTRADCRPENGYTALYNGSTAGWSQAGPGGFTNGDGTLTSFGGQGLFWNSAREYRSYSLKLDWRMPGDDNSGVFVGFPPSTDPASAMSNGYEVQIDATDTADRTTGAVYGFKGADQTARDGALNPPGEWNTFELLVEGERLQVFLNGVRINDFTNTDPARSLVSGHIGIQNHGTGDDVSFRNIRVRELGGAVPRTGPITGSSGKCVDVNGGSSVDGAKVQLWTCNGGANQRWTVNGTTLRALDKCLEVSGGGTANGSAARLWTCNGGGGQNWTAGANGSLVNPQSGKCLDANGGSSADGTQLIIWSCHGGANQRWTLP